DNA from Streptomyces luteogriseus:
TTCCGTGACGTGGACTGGACGACCTGGGACGACCTGCTCGACCGCGTCCACAACCCCGACCACGAGATCACCCTCGCGCTGGTCGGCAAGTACATCGACCTGCCCGACGCCTACCTCTCGGTCACCGAGGCGCTGCGCGCCGGCGGCTTCGCCAACCGGGCCCGCGTCAAGATCAAGTGGGTTACCTCCGACGACTGCAAGACCCCGGCGGGCGCCGCCCAGCAGCTCGGCGACGTCGACGGCATCTGCATCCCCGGCGGCTTCGGCGACCGCGGCGTGCTCGGCAAGGTCGGCGCGATCAAGTACGCCCGCGAGAACAAGATCCCGCTGCTCGGCCTCTGTCTCGGCCTGCAGTGCATCGTGATCGAGGCCGCGCGCAACCTGGCCGACATCACCGACGCCAACTCCACCGAGTTCGACCCGGCCACCGGCCACCCCGTCATCTCCACCATGGCCGAGCAGCTCGACATCGTCGCCGGTGAGGGTGACATGGGCGGCACCATGCGGCTCGGCATGTACCCGGCGAAGCTGGCCGAGGGGTCGATCGTGCGCGAGGTCTACGACGGCAAGGAGTACGTCGAGGAGCGGCACCGTCACCGCTACGAGGTGAACAACGCCTACCGCGCCGAGCTGGAGAAGAAGGCGGGCATCCTGTTCTCCGGCACCTCCCCGGACGGCAAGCTCGTCGAGTACGTGGAGTACCCGCGCGACGTCCACCCGTACCTGGTCGCCACGCAGGCCCACCCGGAGCTGCGCTCGCGCCCGACGCGTCCGCACCCGCTGTTCGCCGGGCTCGTCAAGGCCTCCGTCGAGCGGAAGATTTCGAAGTAACACACCAGTTGTACGGTGGCCGGGGTGCATCCCTTCAAAGGGTGTGCACCCCGGTTTCGTTTCGGCAGGTCGTGTGGCACGTGGAAGGACAGGCATGACGATCAAGGACACCCCGGAGGCGTGGGAGATCCGGGCGACCCAGACCCCGTTCGTGGGCAACAAGACCTCCGTCCGCACCGACGACGTGGTCATGCCCGACGGCACCGTGGTCGGCCGTGACTACCAGGTCCACCCCGGCTCCGTGGCCGTCCTGGCCCTCGACGAGGCCGACCGTGTGCTCGTCCTGCGCCAGTACCGCCACCCGGTCCGCCACAAGCTGTGGGAGATCCCGGCCGGACTGCTCGACGTCCCCGGCGAGAACCCGCTGCACGCCGCGCAGCGCGAGCTGTACGAAGAAGCGCACGTCAAGGCCGAGGACTGGCGGGTGCTGACCGACGTCTACACCACGCCCGGCGGCTGCGACGAAGCCGTCCGGATCTTCCTCGCGCGCGACCTGTCCGAGGCCGAGGGCGAACGCTTCGCGGTCGAGGAGGAAGAGGCGGACATGGAACTCGACCGGGTGCCGGTGGCGGACCTCGTCCGGGGTGTCCTGGCCGGCGAGCTCCACAACAACTGCCTCGTCGTGGGCGTGCTGTCCCTGGTCGCCGCGCGCGGTGGCGACGGCCTGGACGCCCTGCGCCCGGCACAGGCGCCCTGGCCGGCGCGTCCGTTCGAGGCGTAGCGCTCCGCCGGGGGTGCCGCGCATGCTGTTCGGTCGGGTGCGGCACCGCCGTGGCCGGTCGCGCCCGCGCGGCGAGCCGCAGATCGGGCACAGCCCCGCGCCCCGTCGGGGCCGCCCCCGACGCTGTCGGTCCTACGATCTGCTGATCCGATCGGGGGAAGTGGTCGTCCCGCCCGCCGTGCTCCACCCGGGACGTTGCAGAGCGTGAACTAGGCTCTGTGGAACGCCCGAACCGGAGTCCCGGCGGGCTCGCGTGTGCGGTGGGACGGGAGTGTGGCCCGTGACGGATCAGGTCGTGGAGACAGGCGACGTGCGGCCCGCCGGGCGCGCTTCCGGAGCGGACGAGTTCCTGGGCCGCACACGGGAGTTGAAGGAACTGCGCGCCGACATCGAGCGCGCCGGACTGGACACCCTGGCCGGCCGCAAGGCACCCCGGGCGCGCGTGCTGCTCATCGCCGGCCGGCCCGGATCGGGCCGCACCACACTCGCCGGGGAACTCGTCCGGCAGGTAGCGGACCGTTACCCCGACGGGGTACTGCGGGCGAGCCTCGCCGAGCCCGACGGCACCCCCGTCTCCGTCGCACGCGCCGCCCGGGACCTCCTCACCGCCCTGGGCGAACAGGCACCGGCCGGGGCCTCCGAGGACGACCTCACCGACACCCTGCGCACCGCCCTGGCCGACCGCCGGGTCCTGCTCCTGCTGGACGACGCGGCCGACGCCGAGCAGGTCGACGCCCTGTTGCCCGACACCCCGGAATGCCTCGTCGTCGCGGTATCCCAAGGCCCGCTGACCGGCATCTCCGACGTCCGTCCCTGCACCCTGGGCGGCCTGGACGCCAAGTCCGGGGTGGAGCTGCTGACCCGGCACACCGGCTCGGTCCGCATCACCGTCGACCCCCGGGCCGCCGAGGGACTCGCCGAGGAGTGCCAGGGGCAGCCCGCAGCGCTGATGCTGGCGGGCGGCTGGCTCGCGGCCCGACCCAAGGCCGCCGTCTCCGACCTCGCCAAGCAGCTGCGCGCCGAGGACACCGAGGGCACCGCCCTGACCCGGGTCTTCCGGCTCGCCTACGCCGCCCTGCCTCCGACCGCGGCCCGCATGCTGCGCCTGCTCGCCCTCGCCCCGACCGGGCTGGTCGACCCGCAGACCGCCTCCGCGCTCGTCGGGTCCTCGGTCGGCAGCGCCCGCACCCTCCTCGACGACTTCGTCGCCCTGGGCTTCCTGCACGCGCTGGACTCCCCGCTGCCGCAGTACGAGGTGCCGGGCTGTCTGCACCCGCAGCTGCGGATCCTCGCCGAGCACCACGAACGCCCCGCCGAGCTCCAGCTGGCCCGCGCCCGCATGCTGGAGCGGACCGTGCGGCTGCTCCAGGCCTGCCGGGCCATCACCGAGACCGACAGCCCCCAGGCCCGCCAGAAGCTCCTCGACATGCCGCGTGCCCTGCGCTTTCCCACCCCGCGGGCAGCCGCCGACTGGCTGCGCCTGACCCGGCCCGCCCTGCTGGCCTCGGCCCGGCTCGCGATCGCCGACGGGGAGCTCGACACCCTCGCACGACGGCTCATGTCCCAGCTGGTCCGCGCGATGGCGGCCCACATCGGCACCAAGGCCGCCGCGCCCGACCTCTACGACATCCACCGCATGGTCCTCGATGTCGCCGAGCGCCGGAAGCTGCCCCGAGAGCGCGCCGCCGCCCTGCTCAACCTCGGCGACCTCGACGCCCGCACCGGCCGCACGGCCGACGCCCTGGCGCGCTACCGGGCCGCGCTGGACGCCGGGCGTGAGGTGAACGACCCGTACGCGACCGGCCGCGCGATGGAATCCGTAGGGGGCGCGTACCTGGACCTCGGCGACTTCGACCGTGCCGCCGACTGGTTCGGCCGCGCCCTGGTCGAGCGGCTCGCCCGGGGCGAGCGCGCGGAGGCCGCCCGGCTCTACGGGCGGATCGCCGCCGCGCACACCTTCGCCGGCCGCTACGGCGAGGCCCTGCGGAACTGGCGCGCGGCGATCGCCGGCCACCGCAAGAACGGTGACGTGGCCGCCCAGGCCCGGGCCTTGAGCGAGCTGGCGCGGGTCCAGGAGTACGCGGGCCGGCCCGAGGAGTCGCTGCGCACCTGCCGGGAGGCGGTGGAGTGGGCCCGGCGCGCCGAGGATCCGCGGTTGCAGGCGGCCCTGCATCTGCGGGTCGCCGACACCCTCGAGCACCTGGGTGACCCGGCCTCTGCCGGGCTGCACCGGGGGGCCGCCGAGCGGATTCTCGGCGAGTCAAACCTTCAAAATGACCCTGACGCCTGCGAAATCCGTACCGCATCACTCGAAGATTGATGCAATGAAAGGCTAGACAGCGAGAACGCCTTCATTAGACTGGCTCTGCCGCACGTTCTCCTGCGGTATCTCCCGGTGTGCCCGTGCGTGCCCGGGTATGTCTTAGTGAGACCCCCATACCCTCTGAGCCAAGGACCGTGATCGACGTGAAGGTCGGCATCCCCCGCGAGGTCAAGAACAACGAGTTCCGGGTGGCCATCACCCCCGCCGGCGTGCACGAGCTGGTGCGCCATGGCCACCAGGTCGTCATCGAACGCGACGCCGGCGTCGGCTCCTCGATCACGAACCAGGAGTACGTCGCCGCCGGCGGGCAGATCCTGGACACCGCCGACGAGGTGTGGGCCGCCGCCGACCTGCTGCTGAAGGTCAAGGAGCCCATCGCCGAGGAGTACCACCGCCTCCGCAAGGACCAGACGCTCTTCACCTACCTGCACCTGGCCGCCTCCAAGGAGTGCACGGACGCCCTCCTGGACTCCGGCACCACCGCGATCGCCTACGAGACCGTCGAGCTGCCCAGCCGCGCGCTGCCGCTGCTCGCCCCGATGTCCGAGGTCGCGGGCCGGCTGGCCCCGCAGGTCGGCGCCTACCACCTGATGCGCGCCAACGGCGGCCGCGGTGTGCTGCCCGGCGGCGTCCCCGGCGTGCTGGCCGGCCGGGCCGTCGTGATCGGCGGCGGTGTCTCCGGCTGGAACGCCGCGCAGATCGCCATCGGCATGGGCTTCCACGTGACCCTGCTCGACAAGGACATCAACAAGCTCCGTGAGGCGGACAAGGTCTTCGGCACGAAGATCCAGACCGTCGTCTCCAACGCCTTCGAGCTGGAGAAGGCCTGCCTCGAGGCCGACCTCGTCATCGGCGCGGTGCTGATCCCCGGCGCCAAGGCCCCGAAGCTGGTCACCAACGAGCTCGTCTCGCGGATGAAGCCCGGCAGTGTCCTTGTCGACATCGCGATCGACCAGGGCGGCTGCTTCGAGGACTCCCGCCCGACCACCCACGCCGAGCCCGCCTTCCGGGTCCACAACTCGGTCTTCTACTGCGTCGCCAACATGCCCGGCGCGGTGCCGAACACCTCCACCTACGCGCTGACCAACGCGACGCTGCCGTACATCGTCGAACTGGCCAACCACGGCTGGGCGGACGCGCTGCGCCGCGACCCGGCGCTGGCCAAGGGCCTCAACACGCATGACGGCAAGGTCGTTTACCGCGAGGTCGCCGAGGCGCACGGCGTGGAGCACGTGGAGCTGACCTCGCTGCTCGGCTGAGTCCGCACAGTCGAAAAGTCGGCTAACCAACAGACCGGCAAAGGCGATACGTCAACACGGGTCGTCAACGCCGCGCGCCCGGCCGGACCTTGCCCGACAAGGTCCGGCCGGATGTGTGTATGGTCACTTCGCGATTCTCGCGCAACTCGCCTCGAACGTAACCCTTCAACCGATTCGCACACCGGTGAAACCTGCCGTGCGACGGCCGTACGCCCTTGACAGCGGGATGTTTCATTGCCGACACATCGGGCCGGGTCCGGCGGATTGTGTTGCTGCGGACGCCCGACACGCCATAGAGTCGCCAGCTGTCGGCATGGTGCCACGCTGACCTGTCTAGAAGTTTCCTGGTCACCAAGGAGGTAAGACGACTTGTGAATGAGTCGACATTTACTCCCGGGGGTGGCCAACCAGGAATGCCTGCACGGGACCAGGAGCCCGCGGGGTTCGCGGCTGTCGGCTCCGTCGCTGTGCGCACCTTCGCAGCCCACCAGAGTCAGCAGGCGACTCACACAGCACACCAGAAGATGGATGGCCATCACGTGAACGCCATGGCCGGCGACGGAAGTGGCGCGCCCCACAACCACTTCGCCGACTACGACGAACTGCCCGAGGGGCACTTCTACGACCCCGACGCGGAGTACGAGCCCGATCCCGAGTACGCGGCGACTCTCGCGCCCGACGCGGCCAGACAGCGCCGGGAGCGCGTCGGCCCGACCGGGCGTCCGCTGCCGTACTTCCCGATCCCGGGCCCGCTGCCCGACCACGGACCCGCGAAGATCATCGCGATGTGCAACCAGAAGGGCGGCGTCGGCAAGACCACGTCGACCATCAACCTGGGTGCCGCGCTCGCGGAGTACGGACGCCGGGTCCTGCTCGTGGACTTCGACCCGCAGGGCGCGCTGTCGGTCGGACTCGGCGTCAACCCGATGGAACTCGACCTCACCGTCTACAACCTGCTCATGGAGCGGGGCATGGCGGCCGACGAGGTGCTGCTGAAGACGGCGGTCCCCAACATGGACCTGCTGCCCAGCAACATCGACCTTTCCGCGGCCGAGGTCCAGCTGGTCTCCGAGGTCGCCCGCGAGTCGACGCTGCAGCGCGCCCTGAAGCCGCTGCTGCCCGACTACGACTTCATCGTCATCGACTGCCAGCCCTCGCTCGGCCTGCTCACGGTGAACGCCCTGACGGCCGCGCACAAGGTGATAGTGCCTCTGGAGTGCGAGTTCTTCGCGCTGCGTGGTGTGGCCCTGCTGACGGAGACCATCGAGAAGGTCCAGGAACGGCTCAACCCGGAGCTGGAGCTCGACGGCATCCTCGCCACGATGTACGACTCGCGCACGGTGCACAGCCGTGAGGTGCTCGCGCGTGTGGTCGAGGCGTTCGACGACCACGTCTACCACACGGTCATCGGGCGCACGGTCCGCTTCCCGGAGACCACGGTCGCCGGTGAGCCGATCACCACGTACGCCTCCAACTCCGTCGGTGCCGCCGCCTATCGCCAGCTCGCCAGGGAGGTGCTCGCCCGGTGTCACGCCGAGTGAGTCTGCCGGGGGCCGACGAACTCTTCCGTACGACAGGGGGGATGGCGCTTCAGTCGTCCCAGCCCAGGCGTCAGGTCAACGGCGACGCCCGGGTGCCCGCTCCGGCGGGGGAGGGGGACGCGGCGGCCGCGGCCGCGGAGGACGCGCCTCAGTCGGTGCCCGCGCAGGGCGGTGACGGTGAGGGTGCGGAGCATGTCGCGGCGGACGCGGAGTCGGCCGAGGCCGGTGAGGCCCACAGCCGTTCCGCGGCCGCCGAGCGCTCCGGCTCCGCCGGCCGGCAGACGGCGCAGGAAGGTTCTGCCGCCGGTGCGGCGGGGGCTGCGCCCCGCAAGCGCGGGCGGAGTCCCGCGCGCCGCCCAAGCGGCCGCGAGCGGCACGACGAGAAGATCACGGTGTACGTGTCGGCCGAGGAGCTCATGGATCTCGAGCACGCCCGTCTGGTGCTCCGCGGCGAGCACGGTCTGGCCGTGGACCGCGGGCGCATCGTCCGCGAGGCGGTCGCGGTGGTACTCGCCGACCTGGAGACCCGCGGAGACGCCAGCATCCTCGTACGACGACTGCGCGGGCGGTAGCGGTAGCCTGCGGGGGCCATGACCTCGAACGCTTCCCCACCTCCCCCCGGCGGCCCGGCCGGCCGCCGGCGTGCGCTGGGGAGGGGGCCGACGGCTCCGCGGACGGCTCCGCCGGCTGAGGGGCCAGAGGCCGGGCCGCGAGAGGTCGGGCCGCTTCCCGCCCCGGAGGAGGCCGGCCCCGCCGCTCCGTCGGCTGAGCGGCCGGGGACCGAGGCGGCCGAGTCGGCTATGCCCTCCGAGGACGGTGAGGGGACGGCTCCGCCGGTTGAACCGCGGGCGGAGACGGTCCAGCACAAAGCCTCGCCTGCGAGCACGGCGGCCGCGCGCACGGGGCCCGCCGCCCCGGCGACCGAGCCGGGCTTCCCGCCCCACGGCGCCGGGCCCGCGGCTCCGCCGACCGAATCCCTGAGCGCCGCGGCCCCCGCGCCGACGGCCACGGCCGAGCCCACGGCACCGCCCGAGGACCAGGCCGGGCCCGCTGCGGAGCCTGTGGAGT
Protein-coding regions in this window:
- a CDS encoding tetratricopeptide repeat protein, with protein sequence MTDQVVETGDVRPAGRASGADEFLGRTRELKELRADIERAGLDTLAGRKAPRARVLLIAGRPGSGRTTLAGELVRQVADRYPDGVLRASLAEPDGTPVSVARAARDLLTALGEQAPAGASEDDLTDTLRTALADRRVLLLLDDAADAEQVDALLPDTPECLVVAVSQGPLTGISDVRPCTLGGLDAKSGVELLTRHTGSVRITVDPRAAEGLAEECQGQPAALMLAGGWLAARPKAAVSDLAKQLRAEDTEGTALTRVFRLAYAALPPTAARMLRLLALAPTGLVDPQTASALVGSSVGSARTLLDDFVALGFLHALDSPLPQYEVPGCLHPQLRILAEHHERPAELQLARARMLERTVRLLQACRAITETDSPQARQKLLDMPRALRFPTPRAAADWLRLTRPALLASARLAIADGELDTLARRLMSQLVRAMAAHIGTKAAAPDLYDIHRMVLDVAERRKLPRERAAALLNLGDLDARTGRTADALARYRAALDAGREVNDPYATGRAMESVGGAYLDLGDFDRAADWFGRALVERLARGERAEAARLYGRIAAAHTFAGRYGEALRNWRAAIAGHRKNGDVAAQARALSELARVQEYAGRPEESLRTCREAVEWARRAEDPRLQAALHLRVADTLEHLGDPASAGLHRGAAERILGESNLQNDPDACEIRTASLED
- a CDS encoding ParA family protein, which gives rise to MPARDQEPAGFAAVGSVAVRTFAAHQSQQATHTAHQKMDGHHVNAMAGDGSGAPHNHFADYDELPEGHFYDPDAEYEPDPEYAATLAPDAARQRRERVGPTGRPLPYFPIPGPLPDHGPAKIIAMCNQKGGVGKTTSTINLGAALAEYGRRVLLVDFDPQGALSVGLGVNPMELDLTVYNLLMERGMAADEVLLKTAVPNMDLLPSNIDLSAAEVQLVSEVARESTLQRALKPLLPDYDFIVIDCQPSLGLLTVNALTAAHKVIVPLECEFFALRGVALLTETIEKVQERLNPELELDGILATMYDSRTVHSREVLARVVEAFDDHVYHTVIGRTVRFPETTVAGEPITTYASNSVGAAAYRQLAREVLARCHAE
- a CDS encoding NUDIX domain-containing protein, with product MTIKDTPEAWEIRATQTPFVGNKTSVRTDDVVMPDGTVVGRDYQVHPGSVAVLALDEADRVLVLRQYRHPVRHKLWEIPAGLLDVPGENPLHAAQRELYEEAHVKAEDWRVLTDVYTTPGGCDEAVRIFLARDLSEAEGERFAVEEEEADMELDRVPVADLVRGVLAGELHNNCLVVGVLSLVAARGGDGLDALRPAQAPWPARPFEA
- the ald gene encoding alanine dehydrogenase, whose translation is MIDVKVGIPREVKNNEFRVAITPAGVHELVRHGHQVVIERDAGVGSSITNQEYVAAGGQILDTADEVWAAADLLLKVKEPIAEEYHRLRKDQTLFTYLHLAASKECTDALLDSGTTAIAYETVELPSRALPLLAPMSEVAGRLAPQVGAYHLMRANGGRGVLPGGVPGVLAGRAVVIGGGVSGWNAAQIAIGMGFHVTLLDKDINKLREADKVFGTKIQTVVSNAFELEKACLEADLVIGAVLIPGAKAPKLVTNELVSRMKPGSVLVDIAIDQGGCFEDSRPTTHAEPAFRVHNSVFYCVANMPGAVPNTSTYALTNATLPYIVELANHGWADALRRDPALAKGLNTHDGKVVYREVAEAHGVEHVELTSLLG
- a CDS encoding CTP synthase, which produces MPPAAFRNSTTKHIFVTGGVASSLGKGLTASSLGMLLKARGLRVVMQKLDPYLNVDPGTMNPFQHGEVFVTNDGAETDLDIGHYERFLDRDLDGSANVTTGQVYNTVIAKERRGEYLGDTVQVIPHITNEIKHRIRRMATDEVDVVITEVGGTVGDIESLPFLETVRQVRHEVGRDNVFVVHISLLPYIGPSGELKTKPTQHSVAALRNIGIQPDAIVLRCDREVPTAIKRKISLMCDVDEAAVVACPDARSIYDIPKTVHGEGLDAYVVRKLDLPFRDVDWTTWDDLLDRVHNPDHEITLALVGKYIDLPDAYLSVTEALRAGGFANRARVKIKWVTSDDCKTPAGAAQQLGDVDGICIPGGFGDRGVLGKVGAIKYARENKIPLLGLCLGLQCIVIEAARNLADITDANSTEFDPATGHPVISTMAEQLDIVAGEGDMGGTMRLGMYPAKLAEGSIVREVYDGKEYVEERHRHRYEVNNAYRAELEKKAGILFSGTSPDGKLVEYVEYPRDVHPYLVATQAHPELRSRPTRPHPLFAGLVKASVERKISK